One genomic region from Candidatus Dormiibacterota bacterium encodes:
- a CDS encoding EscU/YscU/HrcU family type III secretion system export apparatus switch protein translates to VENVALARALRRDARVGDAIPHAHYVAVAEIVGALLRSGVLE, encoded by the coding sequence TCGTCGAGAACGTTGCGCTGGCCCGTGCGTTGCGGCGCGACGCGCGCGTTGGGGACGCGATCCCGCACGCGCACTACGTCGCCGTTGCCGAAATCGTGGGCGCACTGTTGCGCTCCGGAGTTCTCGAATGA